The proteins below are encoded in one region of Conger conger chromosome 17, fConCon1.1, whole genome shotgun sequence:
- the marco gene encoding macrophage receptor MARCO has protein sequence MSVTGPGSFAFTLSDKDSKTEKKNDGKCCISALVVYILLLTGLTAFFVYKVFMLQGELNSLGVLKADLELVNSSTVLLHSRLENLNLSAGPPGTPGVRGPKGDTGATGPGGEKGSQGSQGPRGATGSNGEKGSGGEKGETGLTGSAGPVGLPGQTGQKGERGQQGPKGETGTAGVKGDQGTAGVPGVRGPAGDKGQTGSKGVAGPQGPPGPPGSMGPKGDSGTSGKPGTQGVPGVPGTKGEKGTTGNVGSVGKQGVPGVQGPQGIKGDRGIPGVQGAKGSNGAQGSKGDSGTAGVKGDRGTTGVPGVRGPAGDKGQTGSKGIAGPHGPPGPPGSMGPKGDSGTSGKPGTQGVPGVPGTKGEKGTTGNVGSVGKQGVPGVQGPQGIKGDRGIPGVQGARGSNGAQGSKGDFGQKGERGQQGPKGETGTAGVKGDRGTTGVPGVRGPAGDKGQTGSKGVAGPHGPPGPPGSMGPKGDSGTSGKPGTQGVPGVPGTKGEKGTTGNVGSVGKQGVPGVRGPQGIKGDRGIPGAVYKGPGEAMELRAVKEILAWSSDFPASLPQTQVDIVCICWGGGVVLCVCVCVCVCFNPQPVPLILGVAGPRGERGSPGPPGSQGSKGEKGEAAGRSGAPNVRIAGGGNRGRVEVFYQGQWGTICMDHFDVGDATVLCRMLGYWRASVTFTAPPGTGKIWLDELHCLGTEGTIFECLHAGLGVHNCNHNRDAGLECI, from the exons ATGAGCGTTACTGGGCCTGGCAGCTTCGCATTCACTCTCAGTGATAAGG ATTCAAAGACTGAGAAGAAGAATGATGGGAAATGTTGTATCAGTGCATTGGTTGTATACATCCTGCTGCTGACAGGACTTACTGCGTTCTTCGTTTACAAAG TGTTTATGCTCCAGGGAGAACTTAACAGCCTGGGTGTGCTGAAGGCTGATCTGGAGCTGGTCAATAGCAGCACCGTTCTGCTGCACAGCAGGCTGGAAAATCTGAACCTCAGTGCAG GTCCTCCTGGTACACCTGGAGTCAGAGGGCCAAAAGGAGACACTG GGGCCACTGGTCCAGGGGGTGAGAAAGGTTCCCAGGGCAGCCAGGGACCACGGGGAGCGACCGGGTCAAATGGAGAGAAGGGAAGTGGAG GTGAAAAGGGTGAGACTGGACTGACTGGTTCTGCTGGACCCGTCGGGCTGCCAGGCCAGACAG GTCAAAAGGGTGAACGAGGGCAGCAAGGACCAAAGGGAGAGACAG GTACCGCAGGTGTAAAGGGAGACCAGGGAACGGCAGGTGTTCCAGGAGTGAGGGGACCTGCTGGAGATAAGGGCCAGACTGGGAGCAAGGGGGTTGCAG GACCTCAAGGACCTCCTGGCCCTCCAGGATCCATGGGACCCAAAGGAGACTCAG GAACCTCTGGAAAGCCGGGGACACAAGGAGTTCCTGGGGTCCCAGGGACAAAGGGGGAAAAAGGGACAACAGGAAATGTGGGCTCCGTCGGAAAACAAG GTGTCCCAGGAGTGCAGGGCCCACAAGGAATAAAAGGAGACAGGGGGATACCAG gtgtacaAGGAGCCAAAGGAAGCAATGGAGCTCAGGGCAGTAAAGGAGATTCTG GTACCGCAGGTGTAAAGGGAGACCGAGGAACGACAGGTGTTCCAGGAGTGAGGGGACCTGCTGGAGATAAGGGCCAGACTGGGAGCAAGGGGATTGCAG GACCTCACGGACCGCCTGGCCCTCCAGGATCCATGGGACCCAAAGGAGATTCAG GAACCTCTGGAAAGCCAGGGACACAAGGAGTTCCTGGGGTCCCAGGGACAAAGGGGGAAAAAGGGACAACAGGAAATGTGGGCTCCGTCGGGAAGCAAG GTGTCCCAGGAGTGCAGGGCCCACAAGGAATAAAAGGAGACAGGGGGATACCAG GTGTACAAGGGGCCAGGGGGAGCAATGGAGCTCAGGGCAGTAAAGGAGATTTTG GTCAAAAGGGTGAACGAGGGCAGCAAGGACCAAAGGGAGAGACAG GTACCGCAGGTGTAAAGGGAGACCGGGGAACGACAGGTGTTCCAGGAGTGAGGGGACCTGCTGGAGATAAGGGCCAGACTGGGAGCAAGGGGGTTGCAG GACCTCACGGACCGCCTGGCCCTCCAGGATCCATGGGACCCAAAGGAGACTCAG GAACCTCTGGAAAGCCGGGGACACAAGGAGTTCCTGGGGTCCCAGGGACAAAGGGGGAAAAAGGGACAACAGGAAATGTGGGCTCGGTCGGAAAACAAG GAGTCCCAGGAGTGCGAGGCCCACAAGGAATAAAAGGAGACAGGGGGATACCAGGTGCA GTGTACAAGGGGCCAGGGGAAGCAATGGAGCTCAGGGCAGTAAAGGAAATTCTG GCATGGTCCTCAGATTTCCCTGCTTCCCTCCCGCAAACCCAAGTGGATATTGTGTGCATttgctggggagggggggtggtgttgtgtgtgtgtgtgtgtgtgtgtgtgtgttttaatccACAACCAGTACCTCTCATTCTAGGGGTTGCTGGACCCAGGGGTGAGAGGGGAAGTCCAGGGCCCCCAGGGTCACAGGGGAGCAAAGGGGAGAAAGGAGAAGCGGCCGGGAGGAGCGGTG CACCTAACGTGAGGATTGCCGGTGGCGGTAAtcgtgggagagtggaggtctTTTACCAGGGTCAGTGGGGCACAATCTGTATGGATCACTTTGACGTGGGTGATGCGACAGTTCTCTGCAGGATGTTGGGCTACTGGCGGGCCTCCGTCACCTTTACCGCCCCACCGG GAACAGGGAAGATCTGGCTGGATGAGCTGCATTGTTTGGGTACAGAGGGAACTATTTTCGAATGCCTACATGCCGGCTTAGGTGTCCACAACTGCAACCACAACCGCGACGCTGGCCTGGAGTGCATCTGA